A stretch of the Equus caballus isolate H_3958 breed thoroughbred chromosome X, TB-T2T, whole genome shotgun sequence genome encodes the following:
- the MED12 gene encoding mediator of RNA polymerase II transcription subunit 12 isoform X25, producing MAAFGILSYEHRPLKRPRLGPPDVYPQDPKQKEDELTALNVKQGFNNQPAVSGDEHGSAKNVNFNPAKISSNFSSIIAEKLRCNTLPDTGRRKPQVNQKDNFWLVTARSQSAINTWFTDLAGTKPLTQLAKKVPIFSKKEEVFGYLAKYTVPVMRAAWLIKMTCAYYAAITETKVKKRHVIDPFMEWTQIITKYLWEQLQKMAEYYRPGPAGSGGCGSTIGPLPHDVEVAIRQWDYNEKLAMFMFQDGMLDRHEFLTWVLECFEKIRPGEDELLKLLLPLLLRYSGEFVQSAYLSRRLAYFCTRRLALQLDGVSSHSSHVMSAQSTGTLPTTPAPQPPTSSTPSTPFSDLLMCPQHRPLVFGLSCILQTILLCCPSALVWHYSLTDSRIKTGSPLDHLPIAPSNLPMPEGNSAFTQQVRAKLREIEQQIKERGQAVEVRWSFDKCQEATAGFTIGRVLHTLEVLDSHSFERSDFSNSLDSLCNRIFGLGPSKDGHEISSDDDAVVSLLCEWAVSCKRSGRHRAMVVAKLLEKRQAEIEAERCGESEAADEKGSIASGSLSAPSAPIFQDVLLQFLDTQAPMLTDPRSESERVEFFNLVLLFCELIRHDVFSHNMYTCTLISRGDLAFGAPGPRPPSPFDDPADDPERKEAEGSSSSKLEDPGLSESMDIDPSSSVLFEDMEKPDFSLFSPTMPCEGKGSPSPEKPDVEKEVKPPPKEKIEGTLGVLYDQPRHVQYATHFPIPQEESCSHECNQRLVVLFGVGKQRDDARHAIKKITKDILKVLNRKGTAETDQLAPIVPLNPGDLTFLGGEDGQKRRRNRPEAFPTAEDIFAKFQHLSHYDQHQVTAQVSRNVLEQITSFALGMSYHLPLVQHVQFIFDLMEYSLSISGLIDFAIQLLNELSVVEAELLLKSSDLVGSYTTSLCLCIVAVLRHYHACLILNQDQMAQVFEGLCGVVKHGMNRSDGSSAERCILAYLYDLYTSCSHLKSKFGELFSDFCSKVKNTIYCNVEPSESNMRWAPEFMIDTLENPAAHTFTYTGLGKSLSENPANRYSFVCNALMHVCVGHHDPDRVNDIAILCAELTGYCKSLSAEWLGVLKALCCSSNNGTCGFNDLLCNVDVSDLSFHDSLATFVAILIARQCLLLEDLIRCAAIPSLLNAACSEQDSEPGARLTCRILLHLFKTPQLNPCQSDGNKPTVGIRSSCDRHLLAASQNRIVDGAVFAVLKAVFVLGDAELKGSGFTVTGGTEELPEEEGGGGSGGRRQGGRNISVETASLDVYAKYVLRSICQQEWVGERCLKSLCEDSNDLQDPVLSSAQAQRLMQLICYPHRLLDNEDGENPQRQRIKRILQNLDQWTMRQSSLELQLMIKQTPNNEMNSLLENIAKATIEVFQQSAETGSSSGNTASNMPSSSKTKPVLSSLERSGVWLVAPLIAKLPTSVQGHVLKAAGEELEKGQHLGSSSRKERDRQKQKSMSLLSQQPFLSLVLTCLKGQDEQREGLLTSLYSQVHQIVNNWRDDQYLDDCKPKQLMHEALKLRLNLVGGMFDTVQRSTQQTTEWAVLLLEIIISGTVDMQSNNELFTTVLDMLSVLINGTLAADMSSISQGSMEENKRAYMNLVKKLRKELGERQSDSLEKVRQLLPLPKQTRDVITCEPQGSLIDTKGNKIAGFDSIFKKEGLQVSTKQKISPWDLFEGLKPSAPLSWGWFGTVRVDRRVARGEEQQRLLLYHTHLRPRPRAYYLEPLPLPPEDEEPPAPTPLEPEKKAPEPPKTDKPGAAPPSTEERKKKSTKGKKRSQPAAKTEDYGMGPGRSGPYGVTVPPDLLHHANPGSISHLSYRQGSIGLYTQNQPLPAGGPRVDPYRPMRLPMQKLPTRPPYPGVLPTAVTGVMGLEPSSYKTSVYRQQQPAVPQGQRLRQQLQQSQGMLGQSSVHQMTPSSSYGLQTSQGYTPYVSHVGLQQHTGPADPTRHLQQRPSGYVHQQAPTYGHGLTSSQRFSHQTLQQTPMMGTMTPLGAQGVQAGVRSASILPEQQQQQQQQQQQQQQQQQQQQQQQQQQQQQQYHIRQQQQQQILRQQQQQQQQQQQQQQQQQQQQQQQQQQQQAHQQQQQQAAPPQPQPQSQPQFQRQGLQQTQQQQQTAALVRQLQQQLSNTQPQPSTNLFGRF from the exons ATGGCGGCCTTCGGGATCTTGAGCTACGAACACCGGCCCCTGAAGCGGCCGCGGCTGGGGCCTCCCGATGTGTACCCTCAAGATCCCAAACAGAAGGAG GATGAACTGACGGCCCTGAATGTAAAACAAGGCTTCAATAACCAGCCTGCTGTCTCTGGGGATGAACATGGCAGTGCCAAGAACGTCAACTTCAATCCTGCCAAG ATCAGTTCCAACTTCAGCAGCATTATTGCAGAGAAGTTACGTTGTAACACCCTCCCTGACACTGGTCGCAGGAAGCCCCAAGTGAACCAGAAGGACAACTTCTGGCTGGTGACGGCGCGATCCCAGAGTGCCATTAACACCTGGTTCACTGACCTGGCTGGCACCAAGCCACTCACACAACTAGCCAAAAAG GTCCCCATTTTCAGTAAGAAGGAAGAAGTGTTTGGGTACTTAGCCAAATACACAGTGCCTGTGATGCGGGCTGCCTGGCTCATTAAGATGACCTGTGCCTACTATGCAGCAATCACTGAGACCAAGGTTAAGAAGAGACATGTCATTGACCCCTTCATGG AATGGACTCAGATCATCACCAAGTACTTATGGGAGCAGCTGCAAAAGATGGCTGAATACTACCGGCCAGGGCCTGCAGGAAGCGGGGGCTGTGGTTCCACTATAGGGCCCTTGCCCCATGATGTAGAAGTGGCAATCCGGCAGTGGGACTACAATGAGAAGCTGGCCATGTTCATGTTTCAG GATGGAATGCTGGACAGACATGAGTTCCTGACCTGGGTACTTGAGTGTTTTGAGAAAATCCGCCCTGGAGAGGATGAATTGCTTAAACTGCTGTTGCCCCTGCTGCTTCGA TACTCTGGGGAATTCGTTCAGTCTGCATACCTCTCTCGCCGCCTTGCCTACTTCTGTACCCGGAGGCTGGCCCTGCAGCTGGATGGCGTGAGCAGTCACTCGTCTCATGTGATGTCTGCTCAGTCGACAGGCACACTGCCCACCACCCCTGCTCCTCAGCCCCCGACTAGCAGCACACCCTCTACACCCTTTAGTGACCTACTTATGTGCCCTCAGCACCGGCCCCTAGTTTTTGGCCTCAGCTGTATCCTTCAG ACCATCCTCCTGTGTTGTCCTAGTGCCCTGGTTTGGCACTACTCACTGACTGATAGCCGAATTAAGACTGGCTCACCACTTGACCACCTGCCTATTGCCCCCTCCAACCTGCCCATGCCAGAGGGCAACAGTGCCTTCACTCAGCAG GTCCGTGCAAAGTTGCGGGAGATTGAGCAGCAGATCAAGGAGCGAGGACAGGCAGTTGAGGTTCGCTGGTCTTTTGATAAGTGCCAGGAAGCTACTGCAG GCTTCACCATTGGACGGGTGCTCCATACTTTGGAAGTGCTGGACAGCCATAGTTTTGAGCGCTCTGACTTCAGCAACTCTCTTGACTCCTTGTGTAACCGAATCTTTGGATTGGGGCCTAGCAAGGATGGGCATGAG ATCTCCTCAGATGATGATGCTGTGGTATCATTACTGTGTGAATGGGCTGTCAGCTGCAAGCGTTCTGGTCGGCATCGTGCTATGGTGGTAGCCAAGCTGCTGGAGAAGAGACAGGCAGAGATTGAGGCTGAG CGTTGTGGAGAATCAGAAGCCGCAGATGAAAAGGGTTCCATCGCCTCTGGCTCCCTTTCTGCTCCTAGTGCTCCCATTTTCCAGGATGTTCTCCTGCAGTTTCTGGATACACAGGCTCCCATGCTGA CGGACCCCCGAAGTGAGAGTGAGCGGGTGGAGTTCTTTAACTTGGTACTGCTGTTCTGTGAACTCATTCGACATGATGTTTTCTCCCACAACATGTATACTTGCACCCTCATCTCCCGAGGGGACCTTGCCTTTGGAGCCCCTGGTCCCCGGCCTCCCTCTCCCTTTGATGACCCTGCTGATGACCCAGAGCGCAAGGAGGCTGAGGGCAGCAGCAGTAGCAAGCTGGAG GATCCGGGGCTCTCGGAGTCTATGGACATAGACCCTAGTTCCAGTGTACTGTTTGAGGACATGGAGAAGCCTGATTTCTCA TTGTTCTCTCCTACTATGCCCTGTGAGGGGAAGGGCAGTCCATCCCCTGAGAAACCAGATGTTGAGAAGGAGGTGAAGCCCCCACCCAAGGAGAAGATAGAAGGGACCCTTGGGGTTCTTTATGACCAGCCACGGCATGTGCAGTATGCCACACACTTTCCCATCCCCCAG GAGGAGTCATGCAGCCATGAGTGCAACCAGCGGTTGGTCGTACTGTTTGGGGTGGGAAAGCAGCGAGATGATGCCCGACATGCCATCAAGAAAATAACCAAGGATATCCTGAAGGTTCTGAACCGCAAGGGGACGGCGGAAACTG ACCAGCTTGCTCCTATTGTGCCTCTGAATCCTGGAGACCTGACATTCTTAG GTGGGGAGGATGGGCAGAAGCGACGGCGCAACCGGCCTGAAGCCTTCCCCACTGCTGAAGATATCTTTGCTAAGTTCCAGCATCTTTCACATTATGACCAACACCAGGTCACGGCTCAG GTCTCCCGGAATGTTCTGGAGCAGATCACGAGTTTTGCCCTTGGCATGTCATACCACTTGCCTCTGGTGCAGCATGTGCAGTTCATCTTCGACCTCATGGAATATTCACTCAGCATCAGTGGCCTCATCGACTTTGCCATTCAG CTACTGAATGAACTGAGTGTAGTTGAGGCTGAGTTGCTTCTCAAATCCTCGGATCTGGTGGGCAGCTACACTACCAGCCTGTGCCTGTGCATTGTGGCTGTCCTGCGGCACTATCATGCCTGCCTCATCCTCAACCAGGACCAGATGGCACAGGTCTTTGAGGG GCTGTGTGGCGTAGTGAAGCATGGGATGAACCGGTCAGATGGCTCCTCTGCAGAACGCTGTATCCTTGCTTATCTCTATGATCTGTACACCTCCTGTAGCCATTTAAAGAGCAAATTTGGGGAGCTCTTCAG CGACTTCTGCTCCAAGGTGAAGAACACCATCTACTGCAACGTGGAGCCGTCAGAATCCAATATGCGCTGGGCACCTGAGTTCATGATTGACACTCTGGAGAACCCTGCAGCTCACACCTTCACCTACACGGGGCTAGGCAAGAGTCTTAGTGAGAACCCTGCTAACCGCTACAGCTTTGTCTGCAATGCCCTTATGCACGTCTGTGTGGGGCACCATGATCCCGATAG GGTGAATGACATCGCAATCCTGTGTGCAGAGCTGACCGGCTATTGCAAGTCACTGAGTGCGGAATGGCTAGGAGTCCTTAAAGCCTTGTGCTGCTCCTCTAACAATGGCACTTGTGGTTTCAACGACCTCCTCTGCAATGTAGAT GTCAGTGACCTGTCTTTTCATGATTCCCTGGCTACTTTTGTTGCCATCCTCATCGCTCGGCAGTGTTTGCTCCTAGAGGATCTGATTCGCTGTGCTGCCATCCCTTCACTCCTTAATGCTG CTTGCAGTGAGCAGGATTCTGAGCCCGGGGCCCGACTTACCTGCCGCATCCTCCTTCACCTTTTCAAGACACCTCAACTCAATCCTTGCCAGTCGGATGGAA ACAAGCCTACTGTAGGAATCCGCTCCTCCTGTGACCGCCACCTGCTGGCTGCCTCCCAGAACCGCATCGTGGATGGAGCTGTGTTTGCTGTTCTCAAGGCTGTGTTTGTACTTG GCGATGCGGAACTGAAGGGTTCAGGCTTCACTGTGACAGGAGGAACAGAAGAACTtccagaggaggaggggggaggtggCAGTGGCGGTCGGAGGCAGGGTGGCCGCAACATCTCTGTGGAGACAGCCAGTCTGGATGTCTATGCCAAGTACGTGCTGCGCAGCATCTGCCAACAG GAATGGGTAGGAGAACGTTGCCTTAAATCGCTGTGTGAGGACAGCAATGACCTACAAGACCCAGTGTTGAGTAGCGCCCAGGCCCAGCGCCTCATGCAGCTCATCTGCTACCCACATCGGCTGCTGGACAATGAGGATGGGGAAAATCCCCAGCGACAACGCATTAAGCGTATTCTCCAG AACTTGGACCAGTGGACCATGCGTCAGTCTTCCCTGGAGCTGCAGCTCATGATCAAGCAGACCCCTAACAAT GAGATGAACTCCCTCTTAGAGAACATTGCCAAGGCCACAATCGAGGTGTTCCAACAGTCAGCAGAGACAGGGTCATCTTCTGGAAACACTGCAAGCAACATGCCCAGCAGCAGCAAGACCAAGCCTGTGCTCAG CTCTCTGGAGCGCTCTGGTGTATGGCTGGTGGCCCCCCTCATTGCTAAACTGCCCACCTCAGTCCAGGGGCATGTGTTAAAGGCTGCTGGGGAGGAATTGGAGAAGGGCCAGCACCTGGGTTCCTCTTCCCGCAAAGAACGTGATCGACAAAAGCAAAAGAG TATGTCCCTGTTGAGCCAGCAGCCTTTCTTGTCCCTGGTGCTGACGTGTCTGAAAGGGCAGGATGAGCAGCGTGAGGGACTCCTTACCTCCCTTTACAGCCAAGTGCACCAG ATTGTGAATAATTGGCGAGATGACCAGTACTTAGATGATTGCAAACCAAAGCAGCTAATGCATGAGGCACTCAAACTGCGGCTCAACCTG GTGGGGGGCATGTTTGACACGGTGCAGCGCAGCACCCAACAGACCACAGAGTGGGCTGTGCTCCTCCTGGAGATCATCATCAGCGGCACTGTCGACATGCAGTCCAACAA CGAGCTCTTCACCACTGTATTGGACATGCTGAGCGTGCTCATCAATGGGACCCTGGCTGCGGACATGTCCAGCATCTCTCAAGGCAGCATGGAGGAAAACAAACGCGCCTACATGAACCTGGTGAAGAAGCTGCGG AAAGAGTTGGGGGAGCGCCAATCAGACAGTCTGGAAAAAGTTCGCcagctgctgccactgcccaAGCAGACCCGAGATGTCATCACATGTGAGCCACAGGGCTCCCTTATTGACACCAAGGGCAACAAGATTGCCGGCTTTGATTCCATCTTCAAGAAAGAG GGTCTACAGGTTTCCACCAAACAAAAGATCTCTCCCTGGGATCTTTTTGAGGGGCTGAAGCCGTCTGCACCACTCTCTTGGGGCTGGTTTGGAACAGTCCGGGTCGACAGGCGAGTGGCCCGAGGCGAGGAGCAGCAGCGGTTGCTGCTCTACCACACACACCTGCGGCCCCGGCCCCGTGCCTATTACCTGgagccactgccactgccaccagAGGATGAGGAGCCCCCCGCTCCCACCCCGCTAGAGCCTGAGAAAAAGGCTCCAGAGCCCCCCAAAACTGACAAGCCTGGGGCTGCTCCACCTAGTACTGAGGAACGCAAGAAGAAGTCCACGAAGGGCAAGAAACGCAGCCAGCCTGCTGCCAAGACGGAG GACTATGGAATGGGCCCAGGGCGGAGTGGCCCCTATGGTGTGACCGTGCCTCCGGACCTCCTGCACCACGCCAACCCTGGTTCCATATCCCACCTTAGCTACAGGCAGGGTTCCATAGGCCTGTACACCCAGAACCAGCCACTACCTGCAG GTGGCCCTCGTGTGGACCCATACCGCCCTATGCGGTTACCAATGCAGAAGCTGCCGACCCGACCACCTTACCCTGGAGTGCTACCCACAGCCGTGACTGGCGTCATGGGACTGGAACCCTCTTCCTACAAGACCTCTGTGTACCGACAGCAGCAGCCTGCGGTGCCCCAAGGACAGCGCCTTCGCCAACAGCTCCAG CAGAGTCAGGGGATGTTGGGACAGTCATCTGTCCATCAGATGACTCCCAGCTCTTCCTACGGTTTGCAGACCTCCCAG ggCTATACTCCTTATGTTTCTCATGTGGGATTGCAGCAACACACAGGCCCCGCAG ATCCTACTCGCCACCTGCAACAGCGGCCCAGTGGCTATGTGCACCAGCAGGCCCCAACCTACGGACATGGGCTGACCTCCAGTCAGAG GTTTTCACACCAGACACTGCAGCAAACACCCATGATGGGTACCATGACTCCACTGGGCGCCCAGGGCGTCCAGGCCGGCGTCCGATCAGCTTCCATCTTGCCtgagcagcagcaacagcagcagcagcagcagcagcagcagcagcaacagcagcagcagcagcagcagcagcagcagcagcagcaacagcagcaataCCACAtccggcagcagcagcagcagcagatccTGCGG cagcagcagcagcaacagcagcagcagcagcagcagcagcaacagcagcagcagcaacagcaacagcagcagcagcaacagcaagcacaccagcagcagcagcagcaggcggctcctccccaaccccagccccagtCCCAGCCCCAG TTCCAGCGCCAGGGGCTTCAGCAGACACAGCAACAGCAACAGACAGCAGCTTTGGTCCGGCAGCTCCAACAACAGCTCTCCA ATACCCAGCCACAGCCCAGTACCAACCTATTTGGACGCTTCTGA